In a single window of the Pontibacter russatus genome:
- a CDS encoding SCO family protein, whose translation MSNNSKFNALRRGILIAALALSAGFIYSCTEIGAEGNTLPILGEREAVAREVNGKTVVDTVYHQIPDFAFVDQDSQQVTQQTVDGKIYVADFFFTSCPSICPKMKSQMLRVYEEFKDDPDVLLLSHSIDPQHDTVAVLKDYAERLGVESEKWHFLTGEKDSIYGIAMQYLVGVEEDGNAAGGGFTHGGHFVLLDGQRRIRGVYDGTKEASVDQLMQDIPLLLNEKQHAQK comes from the coding sequence ATGAGCAACAACAGTAAATTTAATGCCCTCCGCCGCGGTATTTTAATTGCCGCATTAGCGTTGTCAGCAGGTTTTATATATAGCTGCACCGAGATCGGGGCCGAAGGCAACACCCTCCCGATACTGGGCGAGCGCGAGGCGGTGGCGCGCGAGGTGAACGGCAAAACGGTGGTGGACACCGTCTACCACCAGATTCCGGACTTCGCTTTTGTGGACCAGGACAGCCAGCAGGTGACGCAGCAAACGGTGGACGGCAAGATATACGTGGCGGATTTCTTCTTCACCTCCTGCCCTTCCATCTGCCCCAAAATGAAGAGCCAGATGCTGCGCGTGTACGAGGAGTTCAAAGACGACCCCGACGTGCTGCTGCTCTCCCACTCCATCGACCCGCAGCACGACACGGTGGCCGTGCTGAAAGACTATGCGGAGCGCCTGGGCGTGGAGTCTGAGAAATGGCACTTCCTGACCGGTGAGAAAGACAGCATCTACGGCATCGCCATGCAGTACCTGGTGGGGGTGGAGGAAGACGGCAACGCGGCGGGCGGCGGTTTTACGCACGGCGGCCACTTTGTGCTGCTGGACGGGCAGCGCCGCATCCGGGGCGTGTACGACGGCACCAAGGAAGCCTCGGTGGACCAACTGATGCAGGACATTCCGCTCCTGCTGAACGAGAAGCAGCATGCGCAGAAATAA
- a CDS encoding c-type cytochrome yields MRRNKWLSVALGLLSLSTLTQCFTDNQNEGQRLYAANCQSCHMEDGSGLRSLIPPLAGADYLQQHRQQLPCLTRHGVEGPMVVNGIEYNRAMPGAEQLGADEITNLLNYIQTSFGNSNPRYTIQEVEKLLEACPPHYD; encoded by the coding sequence ATGCGCAGAAATAAGTGGCTGTCGGTGGCGCTGGGCCTCCTCTCGCTCTCCACCCTCACGCAGTGCTTCACTGACAATCAGAACGAGGGCCAGCGCCTGTATGCCGCCAACTGCCAGAGCTGCCACATGGAGGACGGCAGCGGCCTGCGCAGCCTCATACCGCCCCTCGCCGGGGCCGACTACCTGCAGCAGCACCGCCAGCAGTTGCCCTGCCTGACGCGCCACGGCGTGGAAGGGCCGATGGTGGTGAACGGAATCGAATATAACCGTGCCATGCCCGGCGCAGAGCAACTCGGCGCCGATGAAATCACCAACCTGCTCAACTACATCCAGACAAGCTTCGGCAACAGCAACCCGCGTTATACTATTCAGGAGGTGGAGAAGCTACTGGAGGCCTGCCCGCCCCATTATGATTGA
- a CDS encoding DUF2267 domain-containing protein, with the protein MAMNFENYAKDAKTWLHEFCTYLGIEDEQKAARIFRSVLHAIRDRIPTGEAIHLAAQLPILWKGIYYDGFTIHEPVRIRHEDEWLEYIRSKDSGAGDADFPTLDHAYYAFHDVMAFLRKHLSEGQYRQVAQALHSEFTVPA; encoded by the coding sequence ATGGCAATGAACTTTGAGAATTATGCGAAAGACGCGAAAACCTGGCTGCATGAGTTCTGCACCTACCTGGGGATAGAGGATGAGCAGAAAGCTGCCCGCATCTTCCGTTCGGTGCTGCACGCCATCCGCGACCGCATCCCGACCGGCGAGGCCATCCACCTGGCGGCACAGCTGCCCATTCTTTGGAAAGGGATCTACTACGACGGCTTCACCATTCACGAGCCGGTGCGGATCCGCCACGAGGACGAGTGGCTGGAGTATATCCGCAGCAAGGACTCCGGGGCCGGAGATGCCGATTTCCCGACGCTGGACCACGCCTACTACGCCTTTCACGATGTGATGGCCTTCCTGCGCAAGCACCTCTCCGAGGGGCAGTACAGGCAGGTGGCGCAGGCGCTGCACTCCGAGTTCACCGTGCCCGCCTAA
- the nudC gene encoding NAD(+) diphosphatase yields MNYFSHNPLNRFSEMRPDATHMQQLWQKQAARVLVVHDTLNLLRERESGRQAAILTRREAEDLAAQAEVLVYLGSEDGVPYFALGLEGMQEQLPDLLGGEYILADLRTSALELPPKDGALLAYARGMVHWNLRHRFCPNCGSATQGAHAGHVRECTNENCSRHHFPRTDTAIIVIISEGDACLLGRQATWPEGMYATIAGFLEPGETLEQAVAREAKEETGVELQTITYHSSQPWPFPASIMVGFSATASSRSLYMDNDELEDARWFTRNEIAAGLRNGSLRLPPRISISYRLICDWFNADPVFKLEDLL; encoded by the coding sequence ATGAACTACTTCTCCCATAACCCGCTGAACCGTTTCTCTGAGATGCGGCCGGATGCCACGCACATGCAACAGCTTTGGCAAAAGCAGGCGGCGCGGGTGCTGGTGGTACACGACACGCTCAACCTGCTCCGCGAACGGGAGTCGGGCAGACAGGCAGCTATCCTGACGCGCCGGGAGGCAGAGGACCTTGCGGCACAGGCGGAGGTGCTGGTGTATTTGGGCTCAGAGGATGGGGTGCCGTATTTTGCCCTTGGTCTGGAAGGAATGCAGGAGCAGTTGCCGGATTTGCTGGGCGGGGAATATATACTGGCTGACCTGCGTACTTCCGCGCTGGAACTGCCCCCAAAAGATGGTGCTTTGCTGGCCTACGCCCGCGGGATGGTACACTGGAACCTGCGCCACCGCTTCTGCCCCAACTGCGGCAGCGCGACGCAGGGCGCCCACGCCGGGCACGTGCGGGAATGTACCAACGAAAATTGCAGCCGGCACCACTTTCCGCGCACCGACACGGCCATCATCGTGATTATATCTGAAGGAGATGCGTGCCTGCTGGGGCGGCAGGCGACGTGGCCGGAAGGCATGTACGCCACCATCGCGGGTTTTCTGGAGCCGGGCGAAACGCTGGAGCAGGCGGTGGCGCGCGAGGCAAAGGAGGAGACGGGCGTGGAATTACAGACAATTACGTACCACTCGTCGCAGCCCTGGCCATTCCCGGCTTCTATCATGGTGGGCTTCAGCGCCACGGCCAGCAGCCGGAGTTTATATATGGACAACGACGAACTGGAGGATGCCCGCTGGTTTACCCGAAATGAAATAGCGGCTGGTCTGCGGAATGGCTCCCTACGCCTGCCGCCGCGCATCTCTATCTCCTACCGCCTCATCTGCGACTGGTTCAATGCTGACCCGGTATTTAAACTGGAGGATCTGTTGTAG